A genome region from Nitrospira sp. includes the following:
- the hslV gene encoding ATP-dependent protease subunit HslV encodes MIIRSTTVLCVRRGNQVTMGCDGQVTVGTTVMKHNARKMRRMHSDTVLAGFAGATADAFTLFEKFEAKLAEYRGNLTRAAVELAKDWRTDRALRRLEALLAVADLDHSFIISGTGDVIEPEDAILAIGSGGPYALAAARALLGHSELVAEQVVRESLMIAGGIDIYTNQQIVIESLSR; translated from the coding sequence ATGATCATTCGATCTACCACGGTCTTGTGTGTGAGACGAGGCAACCAGGTGACGATGGGCTGCGATGGGCAGGTCACGGTCGGCACTACGGTCATGAAGCACAATGCCAGGAAGATGCGCCGTATGCACAGTGATACGGTGCTGGCAGGGTTTGCCGGTGCGACGGCCGATGCCTTCACCTTGTTTGAAAAGTTTGAGGCCAAACTGGCCGAGTATCGTGGAAATCTGACGAGAGCCGCCGTGGAATTGGCAAAGGACTGGCGCACCGATCGCGCGTTACGGCGTTTGGAGGCGTTGCTGGCCGTGGCCGATCTCGATCACTCCTTCATCATTTCGGGAACCGGAGATGTGATTGAGCCGGAAGACGCGATCCTGGCGATCGGATCAGGCGGGCCGTATGCGCTGGCTGCCGCGCGCGCCTTGCTGGGGCATTCCGAACTGGTTGCCGAACAAGTCGTCCGGGAATCCCTGATGATTGCCGGCGGGATCGACATTTATACCAACCAACAGATTGTGATCGAATCGCTCTCGCGTTAG
- a CDS encoding RHS repeat domain-containing protein, with translation MGSSSDTNPTSLYDQVGNLTRVTDPDSVLAMTYDQANRLLSVNTAGSPDQPAVTLGYAYDQIGNRLLLAKAAKTTSYHYAGLNRLTGLGNGLTLPLPTTNREDWRKGEGSGRMNRGPIPVSCATG, from the coding sequence TTGGGAAGCTCTAGCGATACGAACCCCACCTCCCTCTATGACCAGGTCGGGAACTTGACCCGCGTCACCGATCCGGATAGCGTGCTGGCCATGACCTACGACCAGGCCAACAGGCTGCTGAGTGTGAACACAGCCGGCTCGCCGGACCAACCGGCCGTCACCCTGGGGTATGCCTATGACCAGATCGGCAACCGACTGCTCCTCGCCAAGGCGGCCAAGACAACCAGCTATCACTATGCCGGGCTGAATCGCCTGACGGGCCTGGGTAATGGGTTGACCCTGCCGCTGCCGACCACGAATCGCGAGGACTGGCGGAAGGGCGAAGGCTCAGGGCGGATGAACAGGGGACCAATCCCGGTATCCTGCGCAACGGGGTGA
- a CDS encoding tyrosine recombinase XerC, whose amino-acid sequence MDRAIRTFLDVLSVQQSASPQTIRAYTSDLAQFHAFVLSVLKPGGPLVPQAVTPALIREFLAARDRKGDKKASLARKLACLRSFFRYLVRVGQLEVNPAEDVRAPKLPKHLPQVLTKDDAGALMEFPGATAREGGRDRAILETLYSTGARVSELVGMNCDDISRSEGLVRVRGKGRKERVIPIGSMALEAIDAYHAQIQTVPGPSSGRSDAVAVFRNSRGGRLTTRTIARIVAKYSRQLTGGAVHPHTLRHSFATHLLDEGADLRAIQEMLGHASLSTTQKYTHLATDQLLALYDRTHPRAVSATEASESTKRKGSR is encoded by the coding sequence ATGGATCGCGCAATCCGGACTTTCCTAGACGTCTTGTCTGTCCAACAGAGCGCGTCGCCTCAAACGATTCGGGCCTATACGTCCGACCTGGCTCAGTTCCACGCCTTCGTGCTGAGTGTGCTGAAGCCGGGCGGGCCGCTGGTGCCTCAAGCGGTGACACCGGCTCTGATTCGCGAATTTCTCGCCGCACGGGATCGCAAGGGGGATAAGAAGGCCTCGCTGGCAAGAAAGCTGGCCTGCCTGCGCAGCTTCTTTCGATATCTCGTGCGTGTCGGGCAATTGGAGGTGAATCCCGCAGAGGACGTGCGCGCCCCGAAGCTTCCCAAACACCTTCCCCAGGTTCTCACGAAAGACGATGCGGGTGCGTTGATGGAGTTCCCCGGTGCCACAGCGCGGGAAGGGGGGCGGGATCGCGCGATTCTCGAGACCTTGTATTCCACCGGGGCTCGCGTCAGTGAATTGGTCGGCATGAATTGCGACGATATCAGCCGGAGCGAAGGGCTGGTGCGCGTGCGTGGAAAGGGCCGGAAAGAACGGGTGATTCCGATCGGGAGCATGGCCTTGGAGGCGATCGATGCCTACCACGCGCAGATCCAGACGGTGCCGGGGCCGTCCTCTGGGCGATCGGACGCCGTGGCCGTCTTTCGCAATAGCCGCGGGGGCCGATTGACCACTAGAACCATTGCGCGCATTGTGGCCAAATATTCGCGGCAGCTGACCGGCGGCGCGGTTCATCCTCACACCTTGCGCCATTCGTTTGCCACGCATTTATTGGATGAGGGCGCCGATCTGCGCGCCATTCAGGAAATGCTGGGACATGCCTCGCTCAGTACGACACAAAAATATACACATCTTGCGACGGACCAACTACTCGCGTTATACGATCGCACTCACCCTCGTGCCGTGAGTGCCACGGAGGCGAGCGAGTCTACCAAGCGGAAGGGGTCGCGATGA
- a CDS encoding tyrosine-type recombinase/integrase, translating into MVTRAGSARAPFPNLRHTFVTRLVQAGVDLYKVQRLLGHKSPRMTQRCAHHYQESLRDGVKFWTDGHTVTQT; encoded by the coding sequence ATGGTTACGCGAGCTGGTAGTGCCCGCGCTCCATTCCCTAATCTCCGCCACACTTTTGTGACGCGGCTGGTCCAGGCGGGAGTGGACCTCTACAAGGTGCAACGGCTCCTCGGACACAAGTCGCCGAGGATGACGCAACGCTGTGCGCATCATTACCAGGAAAGCCTGCGAGATGGAGTGAAATTTTGGACCGACGGTCACACCGTGACACAAACATGA
- the trmFO gene encoding methylenetetrahydrofolate--tRNA-(uracil(54)-C(5))-methyltransferase (FADH(2)-oxidizing) TrmFO: MREDIVIIGGGLAGTEAAWQAANRGAKVTLYEMRPKEMTKAHKTGDLAELVCSNSLGSVDPLNAPGILKTEMRRLNSLVIRAAEEARVPAGSALAVDREQFARAITQALEGHPNIRIMREEVTEIPQDAVCIIATGPLTSEKLSKAISELTHERHLYFFDAISPIIDAESINMDIVYRASRYGKGGADYLNCPLDEAAYNALYDAMMTAEKVQPKEFEKIAYFESCIPIEVMAERGRQTMQFGPLKPVGLEHPKTGVRPYAVVQLRTENAHGTCYNMVGFQTKLTYPEQRRVFRLIPGLENAEFLRLGSLHRNTFINSPQLLRDTLQLKSRGTVFFAGQLVGVEGYTESAAMGGIAGINAARGLADQPLVTPPPNSAHGCLIAHIAKSDPAHFQPMNTNFGLFPPVTVKTRDKDQKRRLIQQRAVEDFDAWIAQSGLS; encoded by the coding sequence ATGCGTGAAGACATCGTGATCATCGGGGGTGGTCTGGCCGGCACAGAAGCCGCCTGGCAGGCCGCGAATCGTGGCGCCAAGGTGACGCTCTACGAAATGCGCCCCAAAGAAATGACCAAAGCACATAAGACCGGTGACCTCGCAGAGCTCGTGTGTTCGAACTCCCTCGGATCCGTCGATCCGTTGAATGCCCCCGGCATTTTGAAAACGGAAATGCGTCGCCTGAACTCGCTGGTGATTCGTGCCGCTGAGGAGGCGCGTGTGCCGGCCGGCTCGGCGTTAGCAGTGGATCGCGAGCAGTTCGCCCGGGCAATCACGCAGGCGCTGGAGGGGCATCCGAATATCCGGATCATGCGTGAGGAAGTCACGGAGATTCCGCAGGACGCCGTCTGCATCATTGCGACAGGTCCGCTCACGTCGGAAAAGTTATCGAAAGCCATCAGCGAATTGACCCACGAGCGGCATCTCTATTTCTTCGACGCGATTTCGCCCATTATTGACGCGGAGTCGATCAATATGGACATCGTGTATCGTGCGTCACGGTATGGCAAGGGGGGCGCTGATTACCTTAATTGCCCGCTGGATGAAGCCGCGTACAATGCGTTGTACGACGCGATGATGACGGCCGAAAAGGTCCAACCGAAAGAGTTCGAAAAAATCGCCTATTTTGAAAGTTGTATTCCGATTGAAGTCATGGCCGAGCGTGGTCGACAGACCATGCAGTTCGGCCCGCTCAAGCCGGTCGGGCTGGAACATCCCAAGACCGGTGTGCGTCCCTATGCCGTGGTGCAGCTGCGTACCGAGAATGCGCATGGGACCTGCTACAACATGGTCGGGTTTCAGACCAAACTCACCTATCCGGAGCAGCGACGGGTGTTTCGTCTCATTCCCGGCCTTGAGAATGCTGAATTTCTACGACTTGGAAGTCTGCATCGCAACACCTTCATCAACTCGCCACAACTGCTGCGCGACACGCTCCAGCTCAAATCTCGCGGCACGGTGTTTTTTGCCGGACAATTGGTCGGGGTCGAAGGGTATACCGAGTCGGCCGCGATGGGAGGGATTGCCGGCATCAATGCGGCGCGAGGCCTGGCGGACCAGCCGTTGGTGACTCCGCCGCCGAACAGCGCCCACGGCTGCTTGATTGCGCATATTGCCAAGAGCGACCCGGCCCACTTTCAGCCGATGAATACGAACTTCGGGCTGTTCCCACCCGTCACCGTCAAGACGCGCGACAAGGATCAGAAGCGGCGTCTTATCCAGCAACGAGCCGTTGAGGATTTTGACGCATGGATCGCGCAATCCGGACTTTCCTAG
- the hslU gene encoding ATP-dependent protease ATPase subunit HslU, translated as MTTETTSRPLNVNNLTPRQIVEALDRYVIGQQDAKRMVAIALRNRWRRQQLAPELRDEVMPKNIIMIGPTGVGKTEIARRLAKLAEAPFIKVEASKFTEVGYVGRDVESIIRDLTELAISLVKTKHLEEVQEKASRLGEERLLDLLLPGAPSRSTSPGFEPSGARADTSESTESSDATRSKLRLQLREGKLDQRSVEVEVKERALPLGVISNAGGMEDLEGNLRDMLGGMFQGKKKKRMMKVPDALKHLTQEEAQKLIDMDEVVREAITKVEQTGIVFLDEIDKIAGRERAMGPDVSREGVQRDLLPIVEGTTVSTKHGAVQTDHILFIAAGAFHVAKPSDLIPELQGRFPIRVELAPLTKEDFVRILTEPRGALVRQYHALMATEGLTVEFTDDGVAEIAATAVQVNERTENIGARRLFTIMERLLEQVSFEGSEMKEKKIVVDAAYVRERLQNIVKDQDLSRYIL; from the coding sequence ATGACGACCGAAACGACCTCCCGTCCCCTCAACGTGAATAACCTCACACCTCGTCAGATCGTCGAAGCGCTGGACCGTTATGTGATCGGCCAGCAGGATGCCAAGCGTATGGTGGCGATTGCGCTCCGTAATCGCTGGCGTCGTCAGCAACTGGCTCCTGAGTTGCGTGATGAGGTCATGCCGAAAAACATCATCATGATCGGGCCGACCGGCGTGGGCAAAACCGAAATCGCCAGACGCCTGGCGAAACTTGCCGAAGCGCCGTTCATCAAGGTGGAGGCCTCCAAATTCACCGAAGTCGGCTATGTCGGTCGAGATGTCGAATCGATCATTCGTGATCTCACTGAGCTGGCCATCAGTTTGGTGAAGACCAAGCACTTGGAAGAGGTGCAGGAGAAGGCGTCGCGGCTTGGAGAAGAGCGGCTACTCGATCTCTTGTTGCCTGGTGCACCGTCGCGTTCGACGTCCCCTGGATTCGAACCTTCCGGGGCACGTGCCGACACGTCTGAATCCACAGAATCATCGGATGCCACGCGATCGAAGCTTCGCCTGCAACTGCGCGAGGGCAAGCTGGATCAGCGATCCGTGGAAGTGGAAGTGAAGGAGCGGGCGTTGCCGTTGGGGGTGATTTCCAATGCGGGCGGCATGGAGGATCTTGAAGGGAACCTGCGCGACATGCTGGGCGGTATGTTCCAAGGGAAGAAAAAGAAACGAATGATGAAAGTGCCCGATGCGCTCAAGCATCTCACCCAGGAGGAAGCCCAAAAGTTGATCGACATGGATGAAGTGGTCCGGGAGGCCATCACGAAGGTCGAGCAGACCGGTATTGTCTTTTTGGATGAGATCGACAAGATCGCAGGGCGTGAACGCGCGATGGGGCCGGATGTCTCCCGTGAAGGGGTGCAGCGTGACTTGTTGCCGATTGTGGAAGGGACCACGGTGAGCACTAAACATGGCGCCGTGCAGACCGACCATATTCTCTTCATCGCTGCGGGCGCGTTTCATGTTGCCAAGCCGTCTGACTTGATTCCCGAACTACAGGGCCGGTTCCCGATCCGTGTCGAATTGGCGCCGCTCACCAAAGAAGACTTCGTGCGTATCTTGACCGAGCCGAGAGGGGCGTTGGTGCGTCAGTACCATGCGTTGATGGCGACGGAAGGCCTCACGGTGGAGTTTACGGATGATGGGGTGGCAGAGATTGCGGCAACGGCCGTGCAGGTCAACGAACGGACAGAAAATATCGGGGCCCGGCGGCTGTTTACGATTATGGAGCGCTTGCTGGAGCAGGTGTCGTTCGAAGGATCCGAGATGAAAGAAAAGAAGATCGTGGTGGATGCCGCGTATGTGCGGGAGCGCTTGCAGAATATTGTGAAGGATCAAGACTTGAGCCGCTATATTTTGTAA